One segment of Sesamum indicum cultivar Zhongzhi No. 13 linkage group LG4, S_indicum_v1.0, whole genome shotgun sequence DNA contains the following:
- the LOC105159628 gene encoding patatin-like protein 7 produces MASAALSSTTPPMLHQIHHSNMDVDKLTNQIFSILENKFLFGYQDHHHSLNNHPLSSPAKVRILSIDAAPSTHALLAAKTLLHFQSILRRKSGNPNAQIADFFDVVTGAGAGGVLAALLFTRGKNGSPMFSADDSLKFMVDNCRQLTHYSPSRLFRRPSKADKVLKKLFGDLTLKDTLKPVLIPCYDLRTGAPFLFSRADALEMEGCDFRMAGVCRATVADRAMELKSTDGTKKILAVGAGGGMSNPTAAAITHVLNNKQEFPLCRGVEDLLVLSLGNYGESHSHSVAPNRAMSSPASFLKIAADGAADMVDQAVSMAFGEWRRTNYVRVQGNGRVGGGEEKRRMLRIVEVDEILGEKNVESILFKGKKMVEFTNMEKVEMFAGEVIKEQERRNNSPFPTVVLKQHSTNIYSISPRRSSSATTLSTLSSY; encoded by the exons ATGGCCTCCGCCGCACTCTCTTCTACTACACCGCCCATGCTGCACCAGATCCATCATTCCAACATGGACGTTGACAAACTCACCAACCAAATCTTCTccattcttgaaaataagttTCTCTTCGGTTACCAAGATCACCATCACTCCCTCAATAACCACCCATTATCCTCCCCCGCCAAAGTTAGAATTCTCAGCATTGATGCCGCCCCCTCCACCCATGCCCTCCTCGCCGCCAAAACTTTGCTCCATTTCCAATCCATTCTCAGGCGTAAATCCGGCAACCCTAACGCCCAAATTGCTGATTTCTTCGACGTCGTCACTGGAGCCGGCGCCGGAGGGGTCCTCGCTGCATTGCTCTTCACTCGGGGCAAAAACGGTTCCCCCATGTTCTCCGCCGACGACTCTCTCAAATTCATGGTCGATAACTGCCGCCAGTTGACTCATTATTCACCTTCCCGACTTTTCAGGCGACCCTCCAAGGCGGATAAGGTGCTCAAAAAACTGTTTGGGGATTTGACGCTGAAAGACACTCTAAAACCGGTTTTGATCCCGTGTTACGATCTGAGGACCGGTGCGCCATTTCTGTTTTCGCGGGCTGACGCTTTGGAAATGGAGGGTTGCGATTTCAGGATGGCGGGAGTATGTAGGGCCACGGTAGCTGATCGAGCTATGGAGCTGAAGTCAACCGACGGGACAAAGAAGATCCTGGCGGTGGGTGCTGGGGGGGGGATGAGCAATCCGACAGCCGCTGCAATCACCCACGTGCTGAATAACAAGCAAGAATTCCCACTTTGTAGAGGAGTGGAAGATTTGTTGGTGTTGTCACTAGGAAATTACGGGGAATCTCACTCTCATTCCGTAGCCCCCAATCGCGCAATGTCATCGCCGGCGTCATTCCTTAAAATTGCTGCAGATGGAGCTGCCGACATG GTTGATCAAGCAGTATCGATGGCATTTGGTGAATGGAGAAGGACTAACTACGTTCGTGTTCAGGGAAATGGAAGAGTAGGGGGCGGGGAGGAAAAGAGAAGGATGTTGAGAATAGTGGAGGTGGATGAAATTTTAGGAGAGAAGAATGTggaatctatattatttaaaggaaagaaaatggTGGAGTTCACAAATATGGAGAAAGTGGAGATGTTTGCAGGAGAGGTAATCAAAGAGcaagagagaagaaacaaCAGCCCTTTCCCGACTGTTGTGTTGAAGCAGCACTCAACTAATATCTATTCCATTTCCCCAAGAAGATCTTCCTCTGCCACTACTCTATCCACTCTTTCTTCCTattaa
- the LOC105159766 gene encoding protein NDH-DEPENDENT CYCLIC ELECTRON FLOW 5 encodes MAIINSFPPSPNFISEPTITNNVAAKNISVRRCSLSGTIPYLSNKRNIVLPAVASISCPHIDVDLESELRARGVTFSGIGDSCVVRMALENGNAANLMLPSGLITSFKAQMWHGGTMELLHTSVSPRENASAGALVQGGLSLSLGCQNDDGLSWSPNAWALHQVNGSPQDSIQVELISRNEESLAQVKHIITLGRDLLTSEILVSNSSTASLHLMGSITCHLAVSTPNATYAVGLEGSGFFIRPPFVADFNIIPHEFAKKTNQDPRKFWALNKLFSKWDARKWNVDDDVESLMRDVKEELKGEEQDNYKHLTQKLSRIYTCAPRDLTVIDRGRRNSVTVTRNGFKELYMFSPGSEHEWYDKYSFICIGHAALLEPLILNAQSEWRGGLQLWNPNS; translated from the exons ATGGCCATTATTAACAGTTTTCCGCCTTCCCCAAACTTCATTTCTGAACCTACAATTACAAACAACGTGGCAGCAAAGAACATCAGCGTACGCCGGTGCAGTCTGTCGGGCACAATCCCGTACTTGAGCAATAAACGAAATATCGTATTGCCAGCGGTGGCTTCAATTTCTTGTCCACATATAGACGTGGACTTGGAAAGTGAATTGCGAGCACGCGGAGTCACCTTTTCAGGTATTGGCGATAGTTGTGTAGTGAGGATGGCACTTGAGAATGGAAATGCTGCCAACTTGATGCTCCCCAGTGGCTTAATCACTTCATTCAAGGCTCAGATGTGGCATGGTGGCACAATGGAGTTGCTGCATACCTCCGTCTCTCCAAGGGAGAATGCCAGCGCCGGTGCTCTCGTTCAAGGAGGACTCTCTTTATCCTTGGGCTGTCAGAATGATGACGGACTCTCATGGTCTCCAAATGCTTGGGCTCTTCATCAAGTGAATGGAAGTCCTCAGGATTCTATTCAG GTAGAACTGATCAGCAGAAACGAAGAAAGCCTTGCTCAAGTAAAGCATATCATAACTCTTGGACGAGATCTTTTAACCTCAGAGATTCTAGTCTCTAACTCAAGCACTGCATCCCTCCATCTAATGGGCTCAATCACATGCCATCTGGCAGTGAGCACCCCAAATGCAACTTATGCAGTGGGATTAGAGGGCTCAGGTTTCTTTATCAGGCCACCGTTTGTGGCAGATTTCAATATTATCCCTCATGAATTTGCCAAGAAAACCAATCAAGATCCAAGAAAATTCTGGGCACTGAACAAACTATTTTCCAAATGGGATGCAAGAAAGTGGAATGTCGATGATGATgtagagagcttgatgagagacgTAAAAGAGGAATTGAAGGGTGAAGAGCAAGATAACTACAAGCATTTGACTCAAAAATTAAGCAGGATTTACACTTGCGCCCCTCGAGATTTGACCGTCATTGACCGG GGTAGGAGAAATTCAGTGACAGTGACGAGAAATGGGTTTAAAGAACTGTATATGTTCAGTCCAGGATCAGAACATGAATGGTATGACAAGTACTCCTTTATCTGCATAGGCCACGCAGCCCTGCTTGAACCATTGATTTTGAATGCTCAAAGTGAATGGAGAGGAGGACTGCAGTTGTGGAATCCCAATTCCTAA
- the LOC105159626 gene encoding T-complex protein 1 subunit theta: protein MVGFSMQPYGIQTMLKEGHRHLSGLDEAVLKNIDACKQLSTITRTSLGPNGMNKMVINHLDKLFVTNDAGTIVNELEVQHPAAKILVLAGKAQQEEIGDGANLTISFAGELLQNAEELIRMGLHPSEIIIGYTKAINKTVVILEELVEEGSESMNVRDKDDVISRMRSAVASKQFGQEDVLCPLIAEACMQVCPKNPVNFNVDNVRVAKLLGGGLHDSVVVRGMVLKSDAVGTIKRVEKAKVAVFVGGVDTTATETKGTVLIHNAEQLENYAKTEEAKVQEIIKAVADSGAKVIVSGAAVGEMALHFCERYKLMVLKISSKFELRRFCRTTGAVALLKLSQPNPDDLGYVDSVLVEEIGGARVTIVKNEQGGNSVSTVVLRGSTDSILDDLERAVDDGVNTYRAMCRDSRTVPGAAATEIELARRLKEFSFKETGLDQYAIAKFAESFEMIPKTLAENAGLNAIEIISSLYAEHASGNNKVGIHLEDGVCRDVSTMHIRDLHITKFFALKYAADAACTVLRVDQIIMAKPAGGPKRDAPAGMDED, encoded by the exons ATGGTAGGGTTCTCAATGCAACCGTATGGGATACAGACAATGCTGAAAGAGGGCCATCGCCATCTGTCGGGGTTGGATGAGGCGGTGCTGAAAAACATCGACGCCTGCAAGCAGCTCTCGACCATTACTCGCACCTCTCTCGGCCCCAATG GCATGAATAAGATGGTTATCAATCATTTGGATAAGCTCTTTGTCACAAATGATGCTGGAACAATTGTAAATGAGCTGGAGGTTCAGCATCCCGCGGCTAAAATTTTAGTCTTGGCTGGGAAAGCACAGCAAGAGGAGATTGGGGATGGAGCTAATTTGACTATTTCATTTGCTGGGGAGCTTCTTCAAAATGCCGAGGAACTTATTAGGATGGGCCTGCACCCTAGTGAGATTATCATTGGATACACAAAGGCCATTAATAAG ACAGTTGTGATATTGGAGGAATTGGTTGAAGAAGGTTCTGAAAGTATGAATGTTAGAGATAAAGATGATGTCATTTCACGAATGAGATCTGCAGTAGCCAGCAAACAATTTGGCCAAGAGGATGTATTATGTCCTCTCATTGCTGAG GCTTGTATGCAAGTTTGTCCCAAGAATCCTGTTAACTTCAACGTGGATAATGTCAGAGTTGCAAAGCTCTTGGGTGGAGGTTTGCACGATTCTGTTGTAGTTCGGGGCATGGTATTGAAGAGTGATGCTGTTGGGACTATCAAGAGAGTGGAAAAGGCTAAG GTTGCTGTTTTTGTTGGGGGTGTTGATACGACTGCAACAGAAACCAAAGGAACTGTTCTTATTCATAATGCTGAGCAG CTTGAGAATTATGCAAAAACTGAAGAAGCTAAGGTTCAGGAGATAATTAAAGCAGTTGCTGATTCAGGTGCAAAGGTCATTGTTAGTGGAGCAGCGGTTGGGGAAATGGCATTGCACTTTTGTGAACGCTACAA GCTCATGGTGTTAAAAATCAGCTCCAAATTTGAACTAAGACGATTTTGCCGCACTACTGGTGCTGTCGCTCTT TTAAAGCTCAGTCAGCCAAATCCAGATGACCTTGGATATGTTGATTCTGTTTTAGTGGAAGAAATAGGCGGGGCTAGG GTTACAATTGTTAAAAATGAACAAGGTGGAAATTCTGTGTCTACTGTTGTGCTGCGAGGAAGCACTGATAGCATTCTGGATGACCTTGAAAGAGCAGTTGATGATGGTGTGAATACATACAGG gCAATGTGCAGAGATAGTCGGACAGTACCTGGAGCTGCAGCTACTGAAATTGAATTAGCTAGAAGGCTGAaggaattttctttcaaagaAACAGG ATTGGATCAGTATGCCATTGCAAAATTTGCGGAAAGTTTTGAAATGATACCCAAAACTTTGGCTGAGAATGCTGGGCTTAATGCAATAGAAATCATTTCATCTTTATATGCTGAACATGCATCCGGTAACAACAAAGTGGGCATCCATTTGGAGGATGGTGTCTGCAGGGATGTCTCTACCATGCATATAAGGGACCTCCACATTACCAA ATTCTTTGCCCTAAAGTATGCTGCAGATGCTGCCTGTACTGTCTTACGAGTAGATCAG ATCATAATGGCAAAACCAGCTGGTGGTCCAAAAAGGGACGCACCTGCAGGGATGGATGAGGATTAA
- the LOC105159627 gene encoding casein kinase 1-like protein HD16, with protein MPELRSGARRSKRLGDLQPAPQPTNQEENFLAPAQNRTRRRGRGRGNAAAVAKGPSAATPTRPTAAGRGRGIRLIDLDPEPPCEVLPQAVGVGAGEPGFNRIEGVADKEIAMDGGSADKAMGVEEEASTTPVPERVQVGNSPMYKTERKLGKGGFGQVYVGRRVSGGTERTGPDAIEVALKFEHRNSKGCNYGPPYEWQVYNTLNGCYGIPWVHYKGRQGDFYILVMDMLGPSLWDVWNSLGQSMSPSMVACIAVEAISILEKLHMKGFVHGDVKPENFLLGQPGTADEKKLYLIDLGLASRWKDASSGQHVEYDQRPDIFRGTIRYASVHAHLGRTGSRRDDLESLAYTLIFLIKGRLPWQGYQGDNKSFLVCKKKMATSPELMCCFCPPPFKQFLEAVTNMKFDEEPNYSKLISFFESLIEPCTTLRPIRIDGALKVGQKRGRLLINLEEDEQPKKKVRLGSPATQWISVYNARRPMKQRYHYNVADSRLRQHVEKGNEDGLYISCVASAANLWALIMDAGTGFTSQVYELSAVFLHKDWIMEQWEKNYYISSIAGAANGSSLVVMSKGTPYTQQSYKVSESFPFKWINKKWKEGFHVTSMTTAGSRWGVVMSRNSGYSEQVVELDFLYPSEGIHRRWESGYRITSMAATADQAAFILSIPRRKMMDETQETLRTSAFPSTHVKEKWSKNLYIASICYGRTVC; from the exons ATGCCAGAATTGCGTAGCGGAGCAAGGAGATCAAAACGGCTTGGTGATCTCCAGCCTGCCCCTCAGCCTACTaatcaagaagaaaattttcttgCACCTGCGCAGAATAGAACCAGAAGGAGGGGAAGAGGGAGAGGCAATGCAGCTGCTGTAGCAAAAGGGCCTTCTGCAGCAACACCCACTAGGCCCACTGCCGCTGGGAGAGGCAGGGGGATTAGATTGATAGATTTAGACCCAGAGCCTCCTTGTGAAGTTCTTCCACAAGCTGTTGGTGTTGGGGCTGGGGAACCTGGTTTTAATAGAATAGAGGGGGTTGCAGATAAGGAAATTGCCATGGATGGTGGGAGCGCTGATAAAGCAATGGGAGTTGAAGAAGAAGCAAGCACAACTCCAGTGCCTGAGAGG GTACAAGTGGGCAATTCTCCGATGTATAAGACAGAAAGGAAGTTAGGTAAGGGTGGATTTGGCCAAGTTTATGTTGGCCGAAGGGTAAGTGGTGGCACCGAAAGAACTGGACCGGATGCAATTGAG GTTGCATTGAAGTTTGAACACCGAAATAGTAAGGGTTGCAATTATGGACCTCCATATGAGTGGCAGGTGTACAA CACCCTGAACGGATGTTATGGGATCCCATGGGTTCACTACAAGGGTCGCCAAGGAGATTTTTACATTCTG GTCATGGACATGCTTGGACCCAGTCTTTGGGATGTTTGGAATTCTTTGGGCCAGTC GATGTCTCCAAGTATGGTGGCTTGCATCGCTGTGGAGGCTATCTCAATTCTTGAAAAGCTCCATATGAAGGG ATTTGTGCATGGAGATGTGAAGCCAGAGAACTTTTTGCTTGGTCAGCCTGGAACAGCTGATGAGAAAAAGCTATATCTCATTGATCTTGGTTTGG CTTCTAGGTGGAAAGATGCATCTTCTGGTCAGCATGTCGAGTATGATCAGAGACCAGATATATTTAG AGGAACCATAAGGTATGCAAGTGTGCATGCTCACTTGGGCCGCACGGGAAGTAGGAGGGACGATCTTGAGTCGCTCGCATACACCCTGATATTTCTCATAAAGGGAAGGTTGCCATGGCAAGGCTATCAG GGTGACAACAAGAGTTTTCTTGtctgtaaaaagaaaatggccACTTCTCCAGAGTTGATGTGTTGCTTTTGTCCTCCTCCGTTCAAACAGTTCCTTGAGGCGGTTACTAATATGAAGTTCGATGAGGAGCCAAACTATTCTAAGCTGATATCCTTTTTTGAAAGTCTCATTGAACCATGCACGACATTAAGACCAATAAGAATTGATGGAGCTCTTAAG GTTGGGCAAAAGCGCGGGAGGTTGCTCATTAACTTGGAGGAGGATGAGCAACCTAAGAAGAAAGTACGGCTGGGTAGCCCTGCTACTCAGTGGATTTCAGTGTACAATGCACGACGCCCAATGAAACAGAG GTACCACTATAATGTTGCAGATTCAAGACTCCGTCAACATGTAGAGAAGGGTAATGAAGACGGCTTGTACATTAGCTGTGTAGCTTCAGCAGCAAATCTTTGGGCCTTGATCATGGATGCCGGAACAGGTTTCACTTCGCAGGTGTATGAGCTTTCAGCTGTCTTTCTTCACAAG GATTGGATCATGGAACAATGGgaaaaaaactattacatCAGTTCTATTGCTGGTGCAGCTAATGGAAGTTCACTGGTGGTTATGTCTAAAG GAACTCCTTATACCCAACAGTCATATAAAGTTAGTGAATCATTTCCATTTAAGTGGATCAATAAAAAGTGGAAAGAAGGTTTCCACGTCACATCCATGACTACTGCTGGCAGTCGCTGGGGTGTAGTCATGTCTAGAAATTCCGGATATTCTGAACAG GTCGTAGagcttgattttctttatcCAAGTGAGGGAATACATCGCCGATGGGAAAGTGGCTATAGAATAACCTCCATGGCTGCAACTGCTGATCAAGCGGCCTTCATACTTAGCATACCCAGACGTAAAATGATGGATGAGACTCAGGAGACCCTTCGTACATCTGCATTTCCTAGCACCCATGTAAAG GAAAAGTGGTCCAAGAATCTCTACATTGCATCAATATGTTATGGTCGTACTGTTTGCTGA